The following proteins are co-located in the Pectinophora gossypiella chromosome 23, ilPecGoss1.1, whole genome shotgun sequence genome:
- the LOC126377563 gene encoding uncharacterized protein LOC126377563 — MSLEVNIEPEEFNSSELHNCIQEIAKMKGMEDFEYQVDFACNKTENFVANIFRVLINDSGKSKNVSVIVKTLVNTTRQDLFQELHKREVFVYKEVLPKFKLLQENIDIDERVSLPECMFSSTEKDREILILEDLLVSGFAMDNKAANFKKLDYLQVRLVLTELAKFHALSFILQRKDPENFDKLTSELQDIVFQDTFLNKSKLRNYFSDSFAMSMKQIKDEDAKKKLAKVETKLLQVLRMFVEPKKYNVLCHGDCWINNILFKHQVMKQSKICFLDFQAMRYANPTTDIIYFLYLCTDAEFRSEYFETLQTVYYESLKSFLRLFDIDVRTVYPLENFKNDIEETLPFGLAMALVEMRIVTTTTEESTLQNYYYGPVTVEEAGDDSGSGSKLFSMRINDVVEESVNNGVLDKLVDAIN, encoded by the exons atgtcctTAGAAGTGAATATTGAACCTGAAGAATTCAATTCCTCAGAACTACATAATTGCATTCAAGAAATAGCCAAAATGAAAGGCATGGAAGATTTCGAATATCAAGTCGACTTTGCTTGTAacaaaactgaaaattttgTGGCTAATATTTTCAGAGTTTTGATTAATGACAGTGGCAAAAGCAAAAATGTTAGTGTTATTGTGAAAACTTTAGTGAACACTACAAGACAGGATTTGTTTCAAGAACTACATAAGAGAGAAGTGTTTGTTTACAAAGAAGTGTTGCCAAAATTTAAACTATTGCAGGAAAATATTGACATAGATGAGCGAGTTTCGTTACCAGAATGTATGTTTTCAAGTACAGAGAAAGACAGAGAAATTCTTATTCTTGAAGACTTGTTAGTGAGTGGTTTTGCAATGGATAATAAAGCTGCTAATTTCAAGAAACTTGATTATCTCCAAGTGAGGCTTGTATTAACAGAACTCGCAAAATTCCACGCTCTATCATTTATCTTGCAGAGAAAAGACCCTGaaaattttgataaattgaCTAGTGAACTGCAGGACATCGTATTCCAAGACACGTTTCTAAACAAAAGTAAACTGAGGAATTATTTCAGTGATTCTTTTGCAATGTCAATGAAGCAAATAAAGGATGAAGATGCAAAGAAAAAGTTAGCTAAAGTAGAGACAAAGTTATTGCAAGTGCTGAGAATGTTTGTAGAGCCGAAGAAGTATAACGTTTTGTGTCACGGTGACTGTTGgataaataatattcttttcAAACATCAA GTAATGAAGCAAAGTAAAATCTGCTTCCTTGACTTCCAAGCGATGCGCTATGCCAATCCTACGACTGACATAATCTACTTCTTGTACCTGTGCACCGATGCCGAATTTAGATCTGAATATTTTGAAACTCTACAAACCGTTTACTATGAAAGTCTAAAATCTTTCTTAAGACTATTTGATATTGACGTCAGGACTGTTTATCCTTTGGAAAATTTCAAAAACGATATAGAAGAAACGCTACCTTTTGGACTAGCTATGGCTTTGGTTGAAATGAGAATTGTTACTACGACTACTGAAGAAAGTACTTTgcagaattattattatggacCTGTAACTGTAGAAGAGGCTGGGGATGACAGTGGAAGTGGTAGTAAACTGTTTAGTATGAGAATCAACGATGTTGTGGAAGAAAGCGTAAATAATGGTGTactagataaacttgttgatgcAATAAATTAG